From Synechococcus sp. A10-1-5-1, a single genomic window includes:
- the thrC gene encoding threonine synthase → MTATLSRSSVGPTFTGLRCKECGQAYDSGARHVCEDVCFGPLEVVYDYEAIRNRVSRATIEAGPASIWRYRDFLPIEGDPIDVGTGFTPLLKADNLAKRLGLKSLYIKNDGVNMPTLSFKDRVVSVALTRARELGFKTVSCASTGNLANSTAAIAAHAGLDCCVFIPSDLELGKVLGTLIYNPTLMAVKGNYDQVNRLCSEVANTYGWGFVNINLRPYYSEGSKTLGYEVIEQLGWELPDHIVAPLASGSLFTKIRKGFDEFIKCGLVDEKAVRFSGAQAEGCNPIAQAFAEGRDFITPVKPNTIAKSIAIGNPADGPYAIDIANRTGGNITDVNDTEIVEGIKLLAETEGVFTETAGGTTIAVLKKLVEQGKINPEERTVAYITGNGLKTTEAVVDAIGKPYTIEAQLDSFNNAWKQAQADQAQA, encoded by the coding sequence TTGACCGCAACCCTTTCCCGCTCCAGCGTTGGACCGACCTTCACCGGACTGCGCTGCAAGGAATGCGGCCAGGCCTACGACTCTGGTGCCCGCCACGTCTGTGAGGACGTCTGCTTCGGTCCCCTCGAGGTGGTCTACGACTACGAGGCGATCCGCAACCGCGTCAGCCGCGCCACCATCGAAGCCGGTCCAGCCTCCATCTGGCGCTATCGCGATTTCCTGCCGATCGAAGGGGATCCGATCGATGTCGGCACCGGCTTCACCCCCCTGCTGAAGGCCGACAACCTGGCCAAGCGCCTGGGCCTCAAGAGCCTCTACATCAAGAATGACGGCGTCAACATGCCGACCCTGTCCTTTAAGGACCGGGTGGTTTCGGTGGCGCTGACCCGGGCCCGCGAGCTGGGCTTCAAGACGGTGAGCTGCGCCTCCACCGGCAACCTCGCCAACTCCACTGCCGCCATCGCCGCCCACGCCGGCCTGGATTGCTGTGTCTTTATCCCCAGCGATCTGGAGCTGGGCAAGGTGCTGGGCACCTTGATCTACAACCCCACCCTGATGGCGGTGAAGGGCAACTACGACCAGGTCAACCGCCTCTGCTCAGAGGTGGCGAACACCTACGGCTGGGGCTTCGTCAACATCAACCTGCGCCCCTACTACTCCGAAGGCTCCAAGACCCTTGGCTACGAGGTCATCGAGCAGCTGGGTTGGGAACTCCCTGACCACATCGTCGCCCCCCTGGCCTCCGGCTCCCTGTTCACCAAAATCCGCAAGGGCTTCGACGAATTCATCAAGTGCGGACTGGTGGATGAGAAGGCCGTGCGCTTCAGCGGCGCCCAAGCCGAGGGCTGCAACCCCATCGCCCAGGCTTTTGCCGAAGGTCGGGACTTCATCACCCCGGTGAAGCCCAACACCATCGCCAAGTCGATCGCCATCGGTAATCCGGCTGATGGCCCCTACGCCATCGACATCGCCAACCGCACCGGCGGCAACATCACCGATGTCAACGACACGGAGATCGTTGAAGGCATCAAGCTCCTGGCTGAGACCGAGGGCGTCTTCACCGAAACCGCCGGCGGCACCACCATTGCTGTCCTCAAGAAGCTGGTGGAGCAGGGAAAGATCAACCCTGAGGAGCGCACCGTGGCCTACATCACCGGCAACGGCCTGAAGACCACTGAGGCCGTGGTGGATGCCATCGGCAAGCCCTACACGATCGAGGCACAACTCGACAGCTTCAACAACGCCTGGAAGCAAGCCCAGGCCGATCAAGCGCAGGCCTGA
- a CDS encoding DUF565 domain-containing protein, which translates to MTRMPIQATRFDRLQRQGAQFLWGSFQGSWRRRSAGVLSLLFGFYAGQNVTSWWLQTIGQRPLVVLSVVLLLELVVRLRTRIVRGRPPLGWLVLDNLRFGLVYAVVLEAFKLGS; encoded by the coding sequence ATGACCCGGATGCCCATTCAGGCCACCCGCTTTGACCGTCTTCAGCGTCAGGGAGCCCAGTTCCTCTGGGGATCGTTCCAGGGCAGTTGGCGCCGCCGCAGCGCCGGTGTCCTGTCCCTGCTGTTTGGCTTCTATGCAGGCCAGAACGTCACCAGCTGGTGGCTGCAGACCATTGGTCAGCGTCCACTGGTGGTTCTCTCGGTGGTCCTGCTCCTGGAGCTGGTCGTGCGCCTTCGCACCCGAATCGTTCGGGGACGTCCGCCCCTTGGGTGGCTCGTGCTCGACAACCTCAGGTTCGGCTTGGTCTACGCCGTTGTCCTGGAGGCCTTCAAGCTGGGTTCCTGA
- the rpmF gene encoding 50S ribosomal protein L32: protein MAVPKKKTSKGKRNQRHATWKGKAAVAAQKALSIGKAVLSGRAQGFVYPVAEEDGDEA from the coding sequence ATGGCTGTTCCCAAGAAGAAAACGTCCAAGGGCAAGCGGAACCAGCGCCACGCCACCTGGAAGGGCAAAGCTGCCGTGGCAGCGCAGAAGGCTCTCTCCATCGGCAAGGCCGTGCTGAGCGGCCGCGCCCAAGGCTTCGTCTATCCCGTGGCTGAAGAGGACGGCGACGAGGCCTGA
- the ftsH gene encoding ATP-dependent zinc metalloprotease FtsH: MPSSQASPAPGSRRAELWRDLGINRPAPPSYSQLLTQLKSGQVKELLLSPARREVQVTYADGSRTQVPVFSNDQVLLRTAQEAQVPLTVRDDRQDRATASLVSNGLLLLLLFGGLALLIRRSSQVANRAMGFGRSKARMAEPESAVAVRFEDVAGINEAKEELQEVVAFLKEPERFTAVGARIPKGVLLVGPPGTGKTLLAKAIAGEAGVPFFSMAASEFVELFVGVGASRVRDLFRQAKEKAPCIIFIDEIDAVGRQRGAGIGGGNDEREQTLNQLLTEMDGFAENSGVILLAATNRPDVLDAALMRPGRFDRRIHVDLPDRRGREAILAVHARSRPLEPEVSLADWASRTPGFSGADLSNLLNEAAILTARRERQSINDAAISDALERITMGLTAAPLQDNAKKRLIAYHEIGHALLATLLPKSDELDKVTLLPRAGGVGGFARTMPDEEVLDSGLISKAYLEARMVMAMGGRAAELVVFGPSEITQGASSDLEMVSRIAREMVTRYGFSALGPLSLEGEGAEVFLGRDWLRSEPHHSQRTSNRIDAEVQQLARHSLNQAVSLLESRRDLMDELVNLLIERETIEGPDFRAVVERHQAALAT; encoded by the coding sequence GTGCCCTCATCACAAGCTTCGCCCGCCCCTGGGTCCAGGCGTGCCGAGCTCTGGCGAGATCTGGGCATCAACCGTCCGGCTCCGCCCAGTTACAGCCAGCTGCTCACGCAGCTCAAGAGCGGACAAGTCAAAGAGCTGCTGCTGTCCCCGGCCCGTCGCGAGGTCCAGGTGACCTATGCCGACGGCAGCCGCACCCAGGTGCCGGTCTTCAGCAACGACCAGGTCCTCTTGCGCACGGCCCAAGAAGCGCAGGTGCCCCTCACGGTGCGTGACGACCGCCAGGACCGTGCAACCGCCAGCTTGGTGTCCAACGGCCTGCTCCTGTTGCTGTTGTTTGGTGGCTTGGCCCTGTTGATTCGGCGCTCAAGTCAGGTGGCGAATCGGGCGATGGGTTTTGGCCGAAGCAAGGCGCGCATGGCTGAGCCCGAATCCGCGGTGGCCGTGCGTTTTGAGGATGTGGCCGGCATCAATGAAGCCAAGGAAGAGCTGCAGGAGGTGGTGGCTTTCCTGAAGGAGCCGGAACGCTTCACGGCCGTTGGGGCACGCATTCCCAAAGGAGTGTTGCTGGTGGGCCCTCCGGGTACGGGCAAGACCCTTCTGGCTAAGGCCATCGCCGGCGAAGCCGGTGTGCCTTTCTTCTCGATGGCTGCCTCGGAATTTGTCGAGCTGTTTGTGGGTGTCGGTGCCAGCCGCGTCCGTGACCTGTTCCGGCAGGCCAAAGAAAAAGCCCCCTGCATCATCTTTATCGATGAGATCGATGCTGTCGGCCGCCAGCGTGGTGCCGGAATTGGTGGGGGCAACGATGAGCGCGAGCAGACCCTCAACCAACTCCTGACGGAGATGGATGGTTTCGCCGAGAACTCTGGGGTGATCCTGCTGGCGGCGACCAACCGGCCGGATGTGCTTGATGCGGCCCTGATGCGTCCCGGGCGTTTTGATCGGCGAATCCATGTCGATCTGCCCGACCGGCGGGGCCGCGAGGCAATTCTGGCGGTGCATGCCCGCTCCCGTCCGCTTGAACCGGAGGTTTCCCTGGCGGATTGGGCCAGCCGAACCCCTGGCTTTTCAGGGGCCGACCTCTCGAACCTGCTGAACGAAGCGGCCATCCTGACGGCCCGGCGCGAGCGGCAAAGCATCAACGATGCGGCCATCAGCGATGCCCTTGAGCGGATCACGATGGGGCTGACGGCGGCGCCGCTCCAGGACAACGCCAAGAAGCGTCTGATCGCCTACCACGAGATTGGCCATGCTCTGCTGGCCACCCTGTTGCCCAAGTCGGACGAACTCGACAAGGTCACCTTGCTCCCCCGGGCCGGTGGAGTCGGTGGATTTGCCCGCACGATGCCCGATGAAGAGGTCTTGGATTCGGGTTTGATCAGCAAGGCCTATCTCGAGGCTCGGATGGTGATGGCCATGGGTGGCCGGGCCGCCGAGTTGGTTGTCTTTGGCCCCAGTGAAATCACCCAAGGTGCTTCCAGTGACCTGGAGATGGTGAGCCGGATTGCCCGGGAGATGGTGACTCGCTACGGCTTCTCAGCCTTGGGACCGCTCTCGCTAGAGGGGGAGGGGGCCGAAGTCTTCCTGGGCCGAGATTGGTTGCGTTCAGAGCCGCATCATTCCCAGAGAACCAGCAACCGCATCGATGCGGAGGTGCAGCAGCTGGCTCGCCATTCCCTCAACCAGGCGGTTTCCCTGTTGGAGTCACGCCGGGACTTGATGGACGAACTGGTCAATTTGCTCATTGAGCGAGAGACCATCGAGGGGCCCGATTTTCGGGCTGTGGTCGAACGCCATCAGGCCGCCTTGGCGACCTAG
- a CDS encoding MoaD/ThiS family protein: MPVQVLIPTPLQKFTNDEASVSLDASSVDSLIDALDGRYPGLKGRLCDEAGKLRRFLNVYVNSEDIRFLENQTTALKDGDEVSIVPAVAGG, translated from the coding sequence ATGCCCGTTCAGGTCCTGATCCCCACCCCCCTGCAGAAGTTCACCAACGATGAGGCCAGCGTCTCTCTGGACGCCTCCAGCGTGGATAGCCTGATTGATGCGCTCGACGGCCGCTACCCCGGTCTCAAAGGTCGTCTCTGCGATGAGGCCGGCAAACTCCGCCGCTTCCTGAACGTCTACGTGAACAGCGAGGATATTCGCTTCCTCGAGAACCAAACCACCGCCCTCAAGGATGGGGACGAAGTCAGCATCGTTCCCGCCGTTGCTGGAGGCTGA
- a CDS encoding HAD-IA family hydrolase: protein MRLAPEALLWDVDGTLAETELDGHRLAFNRAMAEAGLPWQWDPPTYLQLLRVTGGRERMAVFLEQREGLRPIDARLDALQRSKQAHYSQLVSAGEIQLRPGVLRLMKAAAAAGLRQAIVTTSGRSAVQALLTRQLPQHRDWLEFWVCGEDVSIKKPDPEGYRVALEQLGCSADCVLALEDSGHGVTAAHGAGLTVLATRSASSSHEPDAHFAVAAAVVDGLGESDAPCQVLRGPACPEGQITLSYLKQLFPGG from the coding sequence TTGCGATTGGCCCCCGAGGCTCTTCTCTGGGATGTGGATGGCACGCTGGCTGAGACAGAGCTGGACGGCCATCGCTTGGCCTTTAACCGCGCCATGGCCGAGGCGGGGTTGCCCTGGCAGTGGGACCCCCCCACCTATCTCCAGTTGCTTCGGGTCACCGGGGGCCGTGAGCGGATGGCCGTGTTTCTCGAGCAGCGGGAAGGCCTGCGCCCGATCGATGCTCGCCTGGATGCCCTCCAGCGGTCCAAGCAGGCCCACTACAGCCAGCTGGTGTCGGCCGGTGAGATTCAGTTGCGTCCTGGCGTCCTGCGCTTAATGAAGGCTGCTGCGGCCGCTGGCCTGCGGCAGGCGATTGTGACCACCAGTGGGCGATCGGCGGTCCAGGCCCTGCTGACCCGTCAGCTTCCGCAGCATCGCGATTGGCTGGAGTTCTGGGTCTGCGGTGAGGACGTGAGCATCAAGAAGCCTGACCCCGAGGGCTATCGAGTTGCCCTGGAGCAACTGGGGTGTTCAGCGGACTGCGTCCTTGCCCTGGAGGATTCAGGTCATGGGGTGACGGCGGCCCATGGCGCGGGTCTGACCGTCCTGGCCACCCGCAGTGCCTCTAGTTCCCATGAACCTGACGCACACTTTGCGGTCGCTGCTGCGGTGGTGGACGGCCTTGGAGAATCCGACGCCCCCTGTCAGGTGTTGCGGGGGCCGGCTTGCCCTGAGGGCCAGATCACGCTGTCCTACCTCAAGCAGCTCTTCCCAGGCGGATGA
- a CDS encoding UPF0182 family protein: MQVSVQGLKRLLRWLASGALVLGLVVLIPRLVIEALWFAQFDALTVVLRRWLFQCLAFLLVLGLGLPLQLQQLRRCWRLRQDAPRKQLRERPLAPLSSGPLVAVLIGLLLLLVVGLSYLFLQARGLILDPFGGEVITGLSVLADLPPALVLGLVVVLLPCLLRWPYTTLRISLAAALAGSATACARGWSLWLPGLLAVPFGEADPLTGFDLSFTVLRLPALHLLVSLVIAQVLIGFVGCLWLTFSEGTSLTDLRFPGLSREQQRLLQPQLALLALMAALSYGLSPFDLMVEGSGVASGAGFVDLHIRLPLRLLLALLLLMSGLGLLVPVPRSWFRRVAMLPLLAAACLLPVVEWGLAPLVQRVWVQPRELQLETPYLKRAIAATRRAFGLEAVRELILEPKQQLSAVDLKSAEGTLANVRLWDSVPLLEANRQLQQLRLYYNFPSAAVDRYPLNADASALGSQQVLIAARELDSSSLAKGSRTWLNRHLVFTHGYGFTVSPVNVSGSDGLPLYFVKDLGRSGRVQALPQLGQSQKRVEQYLPVGRPRLYFASAPAPYAIAPSQVREFDYPEGDLNVYSHYDGEAGVPIHGPLDRLMAAIYLNEARLLFTGSLTPSSRLLVRRQVNDRLQALAPFLRFESKPYLVTARVDDDPDYRPEHHQYWMLDGFTESRSYPYSDANPDGVRYFRNPVKAVVNAYNGAVWLYVNDPSDPVLRTWQKVFPDLFRPLSAMPKALLAHIQVPKSQFNVQAERLLRYHVTDVRTFYNGDDVWALPLEIYGDASAPVPVRPYHVTMQLPGQQRPEFVLLLPFTPLKRPNMVGWLAARNDTPNYGELFLVRFPQQRLLLGPQQISALIEQDPAISYQFGLWNRVGSRLLRGNLLAMPVGQGLLYVEPIYLQSNNNALPTLVRVVVTDGRRFVMEPTFDEALAKLVAAQPSSGMRALPLPQLALP, encoded by the coding sequence GTGCAGGTATCGGTTCAAGGCCTCAAGCGTCTGTTGCGCTGGCTGGCCAGCGGCGCCCTGGTGCTGGGGTTGGTGGTTCTGATCCCACGCCTGGTGATCGAGGCGCTCTGGTTTGCCCAGTTCGATGCCTTGACGGTGGTGTTGCGCCGTTGGCTGTTCCAGTGCCTGGCCTTTCTCCTGGTCTTGGGCTTGGGTTTGCCGCTCCAGCTTCAGCAGTTGCGGCGTTGCTGGCGCCTCAGGCAGGACGCTCCGCGCAAGCAACTGCGGGAGCGGCCTCTTGCGCCCCTCTCCAGTGGTCCGCTGGTGGCGGTGCTGATCGGCCTGCTCCTGCTGCTGGTGGTGGGCCTGAGCTATCTCTTCCTGCAGGCCCGGGGGCTGATCCTCGATCCCTTTGGTGGAGAGGTCATCACTGGTCTCTCGGTGTTGGCCGACCTGCCGCCAGCGCTGGTCCTGGGCCTGGTCGTGGTCTTGCTCCCTTGTCTGCTGCGCTGGCCCTACACGACCTTGCGGATCAGTCTGGCGGCGGCCCTGGCGGGCTCGGCCACCGCCTGTGCCCGTGGTTGGAGCCTCTGGCTGCCTGGTCTGTTGGCCGTCCCCTTTGGCGAGGCCGATCCGCTGACGGGCTTTGACCTGAGTTTCACGGTGCTTCGCCTTCCGGCATTGCATCTGCTGGTCAGCCTGGTGATCGCCCAGGTCTTGATTGGCTTCGTGGGCTGCCTCTGGCTCACCTTCAGTGAGGGCACTTCACTGACGGACTTGCGCTTCCCGGGGTTGAGCCGGGAGCAGCAGCGGTTGCTGCAACCGCAGTTGGCGCTCTTGGCCCTGATGGCGGCCCTGAGTTATGGCCTGAGTCCATTTGACTTGATGGTGGAAGGCAGCGGGGTGGCCTCGGGGGCTGGCTTTGTCGACCTCCACATCCGCCTTCCCCTGCGCCTGCTTTTGGCCCTGCTCCTGTTGATGAGCGGCTTGGGCCTGCTGGTGCCAGTCCCCCGCTCTTGGTTCCGTCGCGTCGCGATGTTGCCCCTGCTCGCAGCTGCTTGTTTGCTGCCGGTCGTGGAGTGGGGCTTGGCACCGCTGGTGCAGCGGGTCTGGGTGCAGCCCCGGGAGCTTCAGCTGGAGACGCCCTATCTCAAGCGCGCCATTGCCGCGACACGCCGGGCCTTTGGCCTGGAGGCTGTGCGGGAGTTGATCCTCGAGCCCAAGCAGCAGCTGAGTGCCGTGGATCTCAAGAGCGCCGAGGGCACCTTGGCCAACGTGCGGCTCTGGGACAGTGTCCCGCTCCTGGAGGCCAATCGTCAGCTGCAGCAGCTGCGGCTCTACTACAACTTCCCCTCCGCCGCCGTTGACCGCTATCCACTAAATGCCGATGCCAGTGCATTGGGGTCCCAGCAGGTCTTGATCGCAGCCCGCGAGTTGGATTCCTCCTCCTTGGCCAAGGGGTCGCGCACCTGGCTGAACCGTCACCTGGTCTTCACCCACGGCTATGGCTTCACGGTCTCCCCGGTGAATGTCTCGGGCAGCGATGGGCTCCCGCTCTACTTCGTCAAAGACCTGGGGCGCAGCGGCCGGGTTCAGGCCCTGCCCCAGCTGGGCCAGAGCCAGAAGCGCGTTGAGCAGTACCTGCCTGTGGGTCGCCCCCGGCTTTATTTCGCCTCGGCTCCGGCGCCCTACGCCATTGCCCCCTCCCAGGTGCGTGAGTTCGATTACCCCGAGGGTGATCTCAACGTCTATTCCCACTACGACGGGGAGGCGGGGGTGCCGATCCATGGACCCCTCGATCGCCTGATGGCCGCGATCTACCTCAATGAGGCGCGTCTGCTGTTCACCGGGTCCTTGACCCCTTCCTCGCGCTTGCTTGTTCGCCGGCAGGTCAACGACCGGCTCCAGGCCCTGGCCCCCTTCCTGCGCTTTGAGAGCAAGCCTTATTTGGTCACGGCCCGCGTGGACGATGACCCCGACTACCGGCCTGAGCACCATCAGTACTGGATGCTCGACGGCTTCACCGAGAGCCGCAGCTACCCCTATTCCGATGCCAATCCCGATGGGGTTCGCTACTTCCGCAACCCCGTCAAGGCGGTGGTCAATGCCTACAACGGCGCTGTCTGGCTCTATGTGAACGATCCGAGCGATCCGGTCCTGCGGACCTGGCAGAAGGTCTTCCCGGATCTCTTCCGTCCACTCTCAGCGATGCCCAAGGCCCTGCTGGCCCACATCCAGGTCCCCAAGAGTCAATTCAACGTCCAGGCTGAGCGCCTGTTGCGCTACCACGTCACTGACGTGCGCACCTTCTACAACGGTGATGACGTCTGGGCGTTGCCGCTGGAGATCTACGGCGATGCCTCGGCTCCGGTGCCCGTGCGTCCTTATCACGTGACGATGCAGCTGCCCGGTCAGCAGCGGCCTGAGTTTGTCTTGCTGCTTCCCTTTACCCCGCTCAAGCGGCCCAACATGGTGGGCTGGTTGGCCGCCCGCAACGACACCCCGAACTACGGCGAGTTGTTCCTGGTGCGCTTCCCGCAGCAACGTCTGCTCCTCGGACCGCAGCAGATTTCGGCCCTGATTGAGCAGGATCCGGCGATTAGCTATCAATTCGGTCTCTGGAACCGCGTTGGCTCCCGCTTGCTGCGGGGCAATCTGCTGGCGATGCCCGTGGGCCAGGGCCTGCTCTACGTGGAGCCGATCTATCTGCAGAGCAACAACAACGCCCTGCCGACTCTGGTTCGGGTGGTGGTCACCGATGGTCGCCGCTTTGTGATGGAGCCAACCTTTGATGAAGCCCTCGCCAAACTCGTCGCAGCCCAGCCCAGCTCAGGGATGCGCGCCTTGCCCCTTCCCCAGCTGGCCCTGCCTTAA
- the recJ gene encoding single-stranded-DNA-specific exonuclease RecJ: MLLESPEQRLLDQRLHQNWQLPAAVDLEGLSSETRALGLSEPVLALLTRRGFTNAAAITALLNPAEAPDPKEHFPDLGLAVKRLKQACKTNERLAICGDYDADGMTSTALLIGVLQQLGAQPQAAIPSRQADGYGLNVSMVEELAAEGIRLLVTVDNGVSAREALERAHGLGVEVIVTDHHTIPEERPPLSALLHPQCTPEGSPYRGLAGVGIAYVLAGALAKASRSAKALAMAMDLFCIGTIADMAPLQGVNRRWLMDGLPRLKDSPLPGLQALQQVAGMDDAPIDAGAVGFQLAPRINAVGRLGDPRLVVDLLTTDDAEQALELARECESLNRQRRELCDAIEAEARALAEADGDQRSPFLLLAQSHWHHGVIGIVAARLVEHYGAPVALLAAEGNGRMRASVRAPKGFAVDAALQACGDLLERFGGHPAAGGFTVRADRVTPLHERLNELAQAWREREGLQLVMPEALLQLEDINRPLWRELQQLEPFGIGNPTPLFWSCGCTISQQRELRGGHLQLTLRQGEARVRAMAWRWGPIGHLLPKQVDVAYHLRLNRWNGQETLQLELIGIRPSSGDALVLQRQERSYWVRRDGNAVVIRNADGEELRGEAQPGRLEALQIDHPKANHPYVRALVQDAARAMGLAA, encoded by the coding sequence GTGCTCCTCGAGTCTCCAGAGCAACGCTTGTTGGACCAGCGCCTGCACCAGAACTGGCAGCTCCCTGCAGCGGTTGATCTTGAGGGTCTGAGCAGCGAAACGCGGGCCCTGGGGCTCTCGGAGCCCGTCCTCGCCCTCCTCACCAGGCGAGGGTTTACGAACGCTGCGGCCATCACGGCCCTGCTGAACCCCGCGGAAGCCCCTGATCCCAAGGAGCACTTCCCCGACTTGGGCCTGGCGGTCAAGCGCCTGAAGCAGGCCTGCAAAACCAACGAACGCCTCGCCATCTGCGGCGACTACGACGCCGATGGCATGACCAGCACGGCGCTCTTGATCGGTGTTCTTCAGCAGTTAGGAGCCCAACCGCAAGCGGCCATACCCAGCCGGCAGGCCGATGGGTATGGCCTCAACGTCTCCATGGTGGAGGAGCTGGCCGCAGAAGGGATCCGGCTACTGGTGACCGTTGACAACGGGGTTTCCGCGCGGGAGGCCCTCGAGCGGGCCCATGGCCTGGGCGTGGAGGTCATCGTCACGGATCACCACACCATCCCCGAGGAGCGTCCGCCCCTCAGCGCCCTCCTGCATCCCCAGTGCACCCCAGAGGGCTCCCCCTACCGAGGCCTGGCTGGGGTCGGCATCGCTTACGTCCTCGCCGGTGCCCTGGCGAAAGCCAGCCGATCGGCGAAGGCCCTGGCCATGGCCATGGATTTGTTCTGCATTGGCACCATCGCCGACATGGCTCCGCTTCAGGGGGTCAATCGCCGCTGGTTGATGGATGGATTACCCCGACTCAAAGACAGTCCCCTACCGGGACTGCAGGCCCTGCAGCAGGTGGCCGGCATGGACGATGCGCCAATCGATGCCGGTGCCGTTGGTTTCCAGCTGGCCCCCCGCATCAACGCGGTCGGACGGCTTGGCGATCCCCGCTTGGTGGTGGATCTACTGACCACAGACGACGCGGAACAGGCTCTGGAGTTGGCGCGGGAATGCGAAAGCCTGAACCGTCAGCGCCGGGAACTCTGTGATGCGATCGAAGCGGAGGCACGTGCCCTGGCCGAAGCCGATGGGGACCAGCGCAGTCCGTTCCTGCTGCTCGCGCAAAGCCACTGGCACCACGGGGTGATTGGCATTGTTGCGGCTCGACTTGTGGAGCATTACGGCGCTCCCGTCGCCCTCCTCGCCGCTGAGGGGAATGGCCGGATGCGGGCCTCGGTGCGGGCGCCCAAGGGCTTCGCCGTCGATGCCGCCCTTCAGGCCTGCGGAGACCTCTTGGAGCGCTTTGGGGGCCACCCCGCAGCTGGAGGCTTCACCGTCAGAGCCGATCGCGTCACACCCCTGCATGAACGGCTGAATGAGCTGGCGCAGGCCTGGCGAGAACGGGAGGGACTGCAGCTGGTCATGCCCGAGGCCCTGCTGCAGCTTGAGGACATCAACCGGCCGCTCTGGCGTGAACTGCAACAGCTAGAACCCTTCGGCATTGGAAACCCCACCCCGCTGTTTTGGAGCTGCGGCTGCACGATCAGCCAACAACGGGAACTGCGGGGCGGTCACCTCCAGCTCACCCTGCGCCAAGGCGAAGCACGGGTGCGGGCCATGGCCTGGCGCTGGGGACCCATTGGACACCTACTCCCCAAACAGGTGGATGTGGCGTATCACCTCAGGCTGAACCGCTGGAATGGCCAGGAGACCCTTCAGCTCGAACTGATCGGAATCCGGCCAAGCAGCGGAGACGCCCTGGTGCTGCAACGTCAGGAGCGCAGTTACTGGGTCCGGCGCGATGGCAACGCCGTGGTGATCCGCAATGCCGACGGTGAGGAGTTACGCGGTGAAGCCCAGCCGGGTCGTCTTGAAGCACTCCAGATCGATCACCCCAAAGCGAACCACCCCTATGTCAGAGCCCTGGTGCAGGACGCGGCGCGGGCCATGGGACTGGCTGCCTAG
- the psb30 gene encoding photosystem II reaction center protein Ycf12/Psb30, with translation MGIDFHLIANFAALFLITLVGPAVIFILFYRRGAL, from the coding sequence ATGGGAATCGACTTCCACCTGATCGCCAACTTCGCTGCTCTGTTCCTGATCACCCTCGTTGGCCCAGCAGTGATCTTCATCCTCTTCTACCGCCGCGGCGCCCTCTGA
- a CDS encoding cupin, which yields MTQTPDRPSMDCRPSVQGEDLQQSAAADKAELFDYREAANPIRSGLTEPIPYCSWGPELHASGPSGIIPLDLSAELGASGPATSPGLAAHFIRIEAGEGVRAAASATSSLFFVLSGRGICHCRETDQDTNIHWSEGDLFVLPSGGTPLLEASSTSVLYWVHDAPLLNYLGVVPSQPRFEATHYRGEWLRSELRKLAQKPGSANSNRISLLLANRDLPSTRTVTHVLWAMYGIVPSAATQPPHRHQSVALDLIIDCQPGVYTLVGTELNADGTIRNPKRINWQAGGAFITPPGYWHSHVNESGHPAYLLPIQDAGLQTYLRSLDIRFA from the coding sequence ATGACTCAAACCCCGGATCGTCCATCGATGGATTGTCGGCCCAGCGTCCAGGGCGAGGACCTTCAGCAGTCGGCTGCGGCAGACAAGGCCGAACTGTTTGATTACCGCGAGGCGGCAAACCCCATCCGCAGCGGTCTGACGGAACCGATTCCCTATTGCAGCTGGGGACCCGAGCTCCACGCCAGCGGACCCAGTGGAATCATCCCTCTGGACCTCAGTGCTGAGTTAGGAGCCAGCGGTCCCGCGACAAGCCCCGGCCTCGCTGCCCACTTCATCCGCATCGAAGCTGGAGAGGGTGTGCGTGCCGCAGCGAGCGCCACCAGTTCGCTGTTCTTTGTCCTCTCCGGTCGCGGTATCTGCCATTGCCGTGAGACCGACCAGGACACCAACATCCACTGGAGCGAAGGCGACCTCTTCGTACTGCCCTCCGGCGGTACCCCGCTGTTAGAGGCGAGCTCCACCAGCGTTCTCTACTGGGTGCACGACGCCCCCTTGCTGAACTACCTGGGCGTGGTTCCCAGCCAGCCCCGCTTCGAAGCCACCCACTACCGGGGCGAGTGGCTCCGCTCTGAGCTGCGCAAACTGGCCCAGAAACCTGGCAGCGCGAACAGCAACCGCATCAGCCTCCTCCTCGCCAACCGGGATCTCCCAAGCACCCGCACGGTGACCCATGTGCTTTGGGCGATGTACGGCATCGTTCCATCCGCGGCGACCCAGCCCCCCCATCGCCATCAATCGGTGGCCCTGGACTTGATCATCGATTGCCAACCAGGGGTCTACACCCTGGTTGGCACTGAACTGAATGCCGATGGGACCATCCGCAATCCGAAACGGATCAACTGGCAGGCCGGTGGTGCCTTCATCACCCCCCCCGGGTATTGGCACTCCCACGTGAACGAAAGTGGCCATCCGGCCTATCTGCTTCCGATTCAGGACGCAGGACTCCAGACCTACCTGCGCAGCCTCGACATCCGCTTTGCCTAG